One Thermococcus eurythermalis DNA segment encodes these proteins:
- the cobS gene encoding adenosylcobinamide-GDP ribazoletransferase encodes MKNLLPFFTRIPVRGDFEKIREELWALPLLAPLTSALGTLVLYLNLPLANVLAVLVLYLTIGLLHLDGLADWADGVMVKGDRERKIMAMKDLNTGIAGLFAVIMVLFLQVYSLPLLPFYALFLAELNSKFAMLIALATKKPLGQGLGAYFMEGLNKKQLVLGTALYLALLLPFAYFDLRSLSSLAGLVAGIYVVRLSIKEFGGLNGDCIGAVAEITRAGVLLGMAMVWSYFGG; translated from the coding sequence ATGAAGAACCTGCTTCCCTTCTTCACCCGGATTCCAGTAAGGGGAGACTTTGAGAAGATTAGAGAAGAGCTGTGGGCGCTCCCCCTTCTCGCACCCCTGACTTCTGCCCTAGGGACTCTAGTTCTTTACTTAAACCTCCCCCTCGCGAACGTCCTGGCGGTTTTGGTCCTTTACCTCACGATAGGCCTGCTCCACCTCGACGGCTTAGCCGACTGGGCCGATGGGGTGATGGTCAAGGGCGACCGCGAGAGGAAGATAATGGCAATGAAAGACCTCAACACCGGGATAGCGGGACTTTTTGCCGTCATTATGGTTCTCTTCCTGCAGGTCTATTCGCTACCGCTTCTCCCGTTCTATGCGTTGTTTTTGGCGGAGCTGAACTCAAAGTTCGCAATGCTCATTGCTCTGGCGACGAAAAAGCCACTCGGCCAGGGACTTGGAGCCTACTTTATGGAAGGTCTTAATAAGAAACAGCTTGTCCTCGGAACTGCCCTTTACTTAGCGCTGCTTTTGCCCTTTGCTTATTTTGACCTGCGCTCACTCTCTTCACTCGCCGGCCTCGTGGCCGGGATTTACGTAGTTCGCCTCTCCATTAAGGAGTTCGGCGGCCTGAATGGGGACTGCATCGGTGCTGTGGCGGAGATAACGAGAGCGGGGGTGCTCTTAGGGATGGCGATGGTTTGGAGCTACTTTGGGGGCTGA
- a CDS encoding NTP transferase domain-containing protein: MIVIMAGGRSSRMGREKPILRVGGVPMLLRVYYEAEKAGETVVALSRNTPKTRELCLREGVPFFDTPGKGYVEDIKWLLCEFGPFVSVSSDLPFVTTGDIAAVKQAFDGETNLTGVLPLWLVPRDLKPLTYNGYAIVGLNAVGTRGESFFELSNPLLALNVNTPEELRLANRIARLVGR; encoded by the coding sequence ATGATAGTCATAATGGCCGGCGGAAGGTCGAGCAGAATGGGCCGGGAGAAGCCCATCCTGAGGGTTGGAGGAGTGCCGATGCTCCTGCGGGTTTATTACGAGGCCGAAAAAGCCGGCGAGACTGTGGTGGCCCTCTCGCGGAACACCCCCAAGACGAGGGAGCTCTGCCTCCGCGAGGGAGTTCCCTTCTTTGATACTCCCGGGAAGGGCTACGTTGAGGATATTAAATGGCTCCTCTGCGAGTTCGGGCCCTTCGTCAGCGTTTCCTCCGACCTGCCGTTTGTTACGACGGGCGACATTGCGGCAGTAAAACAGGCCTTCGACGGCGAGACGAACCTGACGGGAGTCCTCCCGCTGTGGCTGGTTCCGAGGGACTTAAAGCCCTTAACATACAATGGCTATGCAATCGTTGGTCTGAACGCCGTCGGGACGAGAGGAGAAAGTTTTTTCGAGCTGAGCAACCCCCTGCTGGCCCTCAACGTGAACACGCCGGAAGAGTTAAGGCTTGCCAATAGGATAGCGAGGTTGGTGGGAAGGTGA
- the cobZ gene encoding alpha-ribazole phosphatase CobZ: MTPEELLSRLESRGITLEKMLDTALGLYIGDGEEEVREKLRELMLRYLGDINVQALLLSALLLEENFSVEGDPVNLVADELIGIDIAEYIGGKMALFNFFYYDTKKPGILAELPPFLDDAIGGFIAGCMTRLFQETGEKP, from the coding sequence AACTTCTCTCTCGCCTCGAATCCAGAGGTATAACCCTTGAAAAGATGCTTGACACCGCGCTGGGACTCTACATCGGCGACGGAGAAGAGGAAGTCCGGGAGAAACTGCGAGAGTTGATGCTCCGCTATCTTGGGGACATCAACGTTCAAGCTCTGCTCCTCTCGGCCCTGCTCCTTGAGGAGAACTTCAGCGTCGAGGGCGACCCTGTCAACCTTGTCGCCGATGAACTTATTGGAATAGACATCGCAGAGTACATCGGCGGGAAGATGGCGCTCTTCAACTTCTTCTATTACGACACGAAAAAGCCAGGAATCCTGGCCGAGCTCCCGCCCTTTCTCGACGACGCCATCGGCGGCTTCATAGCGGGTTGCATGACGAGGCTCTTTCAAGAGACGGGTGAAAAGCCATGA
- the cobT gene encoding nicotinate mononucleotide-dependent phosphoribosyltransferase CobT yields the protein MMLVVLGNTEISTVPGISVAGATPELTKLTPVADAEYLFHEKPLTIDTVPVTPEGHPTPAIITKAAKELADFPVLIVRGGTYLSPLIPHVHISGAVGRDFRREPALPEFGEIIKRAKLLGEELNKTPIKELVIGESTPGGTTTAQAVLWALGYNAKTSSASPDNPRGLKEKVIREGFERAGIEHGGLKDNPLEALRQFGDPMMATVVGIALGFRRKVVLAGGTQMLAVSALLKALGEDLSRFMVATTKWVVNDKSATFIETAKEIGIMSYAADLDFSNSEFKGLRDYEKGYVKEGVGAGGATWLAVKAGFSPEEVSAKVEELYRRLMGMR from the coding sequence ATGATGCTCGTGGTTCTGGGAAACACCGAGATATCCACAGTACCAGGAATAAGCGTTGCAGGTGCCACGCCAGAGCTGACGAAGCTCACGCCGGTGGCCGATGCCGAATACCTCTTCCATGAGAAGCCCTTAACGATTGACACCGTCCCCGTGACACCAGAGGGGCACCCGACTCCCGCCATAATCACGAAGGCCGCGAAGGAGCTCGCGGACTTCCCGGTTCTCATCGTGAGGGGAGGGACTTATCTTTCTCCCCTCATCCCGCACGTCCACATCAGCGGCGCCGTCGGAAGGGACTTCAGGAGGGAACCGGCGCTCCCAGAGTTTGGAGAGATAATCAAGCGCGCCAAACTGCTCGGCGAGGAGCTCAACAAGACGCCGATAAAGGAGCTTGTGATAGGGGAATCGACTCCGGGGGGAACGACGACCGCCCAGGCAGTCCTGTGGGCGCTCGGCTACAACGCTAAGACGAGCTCGGCTTCCCCCGACAACCCACGCGGCCTGAAGGAAAAAGTTATCCGGGAGGGATTTGAGCGCGCTGGAATCGAACACGGCGGGCTTAAAGACAACCCCCTCGAAGCCCTTCGCCAGTTCGGCGACCCCATGATGGCAACGGTGGTCGGCATAGCCCTTGGGTTCAGAAGGAAGGTCGTCCTGGCCGGCGGAACCCAGATGCTGGCCGTTTCAGCACTCCTTAAGGCCCTTGGGGAGGACTTGAGCAGGTTCATGGTGGCTACTACCAAATGGGTGGTCAATGACAAAAGCGCCACATTCATTGAGACGGCCAAGGAAATCGGCATTATGAGCTACGCTGCAGACTTAGACTTCTCAAACAGCGAGTTCAAAGGGCTGAGGGACTATGAGAAGGGCTACGTTAAAGAGGGAGTTGGGGCGGGCGGAGCGACCTGGCTGGCGGTTAAGGCAGGCTTTTCGCCGGAGGAAGTGAGTGCCAAGGTGGAGGAGCTTTACAGGAGGCTCATGGGAATGAGGTGA
- a CDS encoding cobyric acid synthase has translation MGKAIMVQGTSSGAGKSLLALALCRILTNLGYDVVPFKSQNMSLNSAPSVEGGEISRAQYLQALACRKKPSVKFNPILLKPEGNMRSQVVFMGKPIGSVSARDYMLSKKEELFRKAMAVLDELKEKHDLVIIEGAGSPVEINLKDYDIANMRVARHANARVILVTDIDRGGSFASIVGTMELLSEEERELVMGFVFNKFRGDASLLEPGFQYLERRYGKPTLGVIPYTEHRLPEEDSLTEFPKVRGDLHIQIIRLPHISNFTDFEPLHWANGVDYVTKPEEIKGDVIIIPGSKNTVEDLLWLRENGFEEAIIEAHHEGSFVVGICGGFQMLGEKIIDTVESGRGEVKGIGLLPAKTVFERNKRTNHLNAEVLWEPARGMAVEGYEIRFGRSVSERPFSVIKAINGARTFEPEGAIGERAFGTYLHGIFHNFAFTERFLNFLRAENGLELVSIERWSIEEEIERFAKLVEENLNVRRILGELGL, from the coding sequence ATGGGAAAGGCGATTATGGTTCAGGGAACATCTTCGGGAGCCGGAAAGTCCCTGCTGGCACTTGCGCTCTGCAGAATTCTCACGAACCTCGGCTATGATGTCGTCCCCTTCAAGAGCCAGAACATGAGCCTCAACTCGGCGCCGAGCGTAGAGGGTGGGGAAATAAGTCGGGCCCAGTATCTGCAGGCCCTGGCATGCCGCAAAAAGCCCTCCGTGAAGTTCAACCCGATTCTGCTCAAGCCTGAGGGGAACATGCGGAGCCAGGTCGTCTTCATGGGGAAGCCCATTGGGAGCGTTTCTGCGAGGGACTACATGCTGTCCAAGAAGGAGGAGCTGTTCAGAAAGGCCATGGCGGTGCTGGACGAGCTCAAGGAAAAGCACGACCTCGTGATAATTGAGGGGGCCGGGAGCCCCGTGGAAATCAACCTGAAGGACTACGACATTGCCAACATGCGCGTTGCCAGACACGCCAACGCCAGGGTTATCCTGGTCACCGACATAGACCGCGGGGGAAGCTTTGCCTCAATAGTCGGCACGATGGAGCTTCTAAGCGAGGAAGAGCGGGAGCTCGTGATGGGCTTCGTCTTCAACAAGTTCCGCGGGGACGCTTCACTGCTTGAGCCTGGCTTCCAGTACCTCGAAAGGCGATACGGAAAGCCGACGCTGGGAGTCATCCCCTACACCGAGCACCGCCTGCCAGAGGAGGACTCCCTGACAGAGTTCCCGAAGGTCAGGGGCGACCTCCACATTCAGATAATCAGGCTCCCACACATAAGCAACTTCACGGACTTTGAGCCACTTCACTGGGCGAACGGCGTTGACTACGTGACGAAGCCGGAGGAAATCAAAGGCGACGTTATTATAATCCCCGGGAGCAAGAACACTGTCGAAGACCTGCTGTGGCTGAGAGAGAACGGCTTTGAGGAGGCGATAATCGAGGCCCACCACGAGGGCTCTTTCGTCGTTGGAATCTGCGGCGGCTTCCAGATGCTCGGGGAGAAAATCATTGACACCGTCGAATCGGGGCGCGGGGAAGTTAAGGGCATCGGCCTGTTGCCAGCCAAAACCGTCTTTGAGCGGAACAAGCGGACGAACCACCTCAACGCCGAGGTTCTATGGGAACCTGCTAGGGGAATGGCCGTCGAGGGCTACGAGATACGCTTCGGAAGGAGCGTCTCGGAAAGACCGTTCTCGGTAATTAAGGCGATCAACGGTGCCAGAACCTTCGAGCCTGAGGGGGCGATAGGCGAGAGGGCCTTTGGGACTTACCTCCACGGAATATTCCACAACTTCGCCTTCACGGAACGCTTCCTCAACTTCCTGAGGGCGGAAAATGGCCTTGAGCTGGTTTCAATCGAACGCTGGAGCATCGAGGAGGAAATCGAGAGGTTCGCAAAGCTTGTTGAGGAGAACCTCAACGTGAGGAGGATTTTAGGGGAGCTTGGACTTTAA
- a CDS encoding radical SAM protein, translated as MRDVTNVYHIVQFQSGDAYAFFHGCHWKCSYCVRTLGLWDLGLPEDVRNELDKLWLQGRVKFLSIEEVVAILKESGVRLAFFGGGEPTIDRELKPLIKRLKEEGIDVWLITNGELLDEELVGMVRGITFSIKALDDGLHRRITGRSNRTVLENFKRFVGSGKVVAETVYVKGLVECDEVLRIARFIASLNPETTFRIDPLVQNPPYEEVDSCIKEVMKILPRTYRIMATKGEPPNLLYPRIG; from the coding sequence GTGAGGGACGTGACAAACGTCTATCATATCGTCCAGTTCCAAAGCGGGGACGCGTACGCGTTCTTCCACGGCTGTCACTGGAAGTGTTCTTACTGCGTGCGGACGCTTGGACTGTGGGACCTGGGTCTCCCCGAAGATGTAAGAAATGAGCTCGACAAACTGTGGCTTCAGGGCCGTGTTAAATTCCTGAGCATCGAGGAGGTCGTCGCGATTTTGAAGGAAAGCGGCGTTAGGCTGGCTTTTTTTGGAGGAGGGGAGCCCACGATTGACAGGGAGCTTAAGCCACTGATAAAGCGCCTGAAGGAAGAAGGCATTGACGTGTGGCTCATTACCAACGGCGAGCTTCTGGACGAGGAGCTCGTTGGCATGGTGCGGGGGATTACGTTCAGCATAAAGGCCCTTGACGATGGGCTTCACAGGAGAATAACCGGCCGCTCCAACCGCACCGTTCTCGAGAACTTTAAACGCTTCGTGGGGAGCGGGAAGGTAGTGGCCGAAACCGTCTACGTCAAAGGGCTCGTGGAGTGCGATGAGGTGCTGAGGATAGCGAGGTTTATAGCATCGCTGAACCCGGAGACCACATTTAGAATTGACCCCCTCGTCCAGAATCCCCCTTACGAGGAAGTTGACAGCTGCATAAAGGAGGTTATGAAAATTCTGCCCAGAACTTACAGAATTATGGCGACGAAGGGCGAGCCCCCCAATTTGCTATACCCCAGAATCGGGTGA